The following DNA comes from Candidatus Stygibacter australis.
GGAAAAAATTATCTTTAAGAGGTTATAATTATAAGTCGGGAAAGCGAAGATCAGTCTTTGTATTTCATCTTAGCCGGCAAATTAATCATAAAATCTGAACCGGCAATCGTGCGCATATATCTAATTTCACCTTTCAGCATTTCAGTGATCACATTTCTTGCCATATAGAGTCCCAAACCTTGTGATTCCTTATCCCCGGTCGTAAAATATGGTTCAAAGATGCGGGTGGCAATATCAGCTTCGATACCTCCGGCATTATCACCAATTATTACTTCCGCCGTATCATCCTTGAAATTGATCGAGAGAGAAATTCGCGGTTCAGATACATCTCTTTCTACTAAGGCTTCAATAGCATTCTCCATCACATTCACAACAGCCTGGGCAAAACGACGAGGATAGCCTTCCACTAATATTTTGTCATCAAGATTGGTTTTAACTTTGATCTTAGCGCTATGACAGGATGGCATCAACAGGTTTATTGCTTTTTTGATAACATCTGCGAGGATGAAATCCTGTTTGACCAGATCATCATTACTCAAATAGCGGAAAGTTTCCAGAGTATTTGAAAGATGCATAAGCTGGCTCACAGCACTATTAACTTTTTTATCAAATCTATCTTCATTAAGTTCGCCAAAATCATAATCATCCTGGAGTGACTGGATGAGTACAGTTGCATTATTAAGAGGCTGACGCCAGTAATGAGCGATTTTAGCCAGCAGTTCGCGATTGGTTTCCTGTTTAGCTTTTTCCAGAAGCTGCCATTCTTTTTCCTGCAGCTCCCTTTCTTTGGCAGAAACTGTCTCCTGCAAATGCTTTTCCAGTTTCAGCAGGTCATCCATCTTCTTCTTCACTTCTATCTGCTGCATTTTTCGGGTAGTGATATCATCAAAAACCAGGAAGAAGTATGACTTATTAGATGTTGTGGAAAGATAATAACCTC
Coding sequences within:
- a CDS encoding PAS domain-containing sensor histidine kinase is translated as MKTALEQKILQDIYDLVDYTIEEEGFITVDCDENITYINDTLCKQLGYKQLDLIGSSFNKLTIEDEFQRVKSITGVRQDGRASSYQLILITKSEEQRVFRVSAAPLYIDNKFLGTLGIFSDITAEKEDINNLATSVQYHELMVKNLPLGSLILDSDGNIITMNPAFTRITGIKPDNLLNQPVLKIKFLSNLRYRYAIDNLLLYLVEFDLETDDIIQRNEHLYLRIRGYYLSTTSNKSYFFLVFDDITTRKMQQIEVKKKMDDLLKLEKHLQETVSAKERELQEKEWQLLEKAKQETNRELLAKIAHYWRQPLNNATVLIQSLQDDYDFGELNEDRFDKKVNSAVSQLMHLSNTLETFRYLSNDDLVKQDFILADVIKKAINLLMPSCHSAKIKVKTNLDDKILVEGYPRRFAQAVVNVMENAIEALVERDVSEPRISLSINFKDDTAEVIIGDNAGGIEADIATRIFEPYFTTGDKESQGLGLYMARNVITEMLKGEIRYMRTIAGSDFMINLPAKMKYKD